The Agromyces sp. LHK192 genome includes a window with the following:
- the serA gene encoding phosphoglycerate dehydrogenase, translating into MSKPVVLIAEELSPATVDALGPDFEIRKVDGTDRPALLSSLSEANAVLIRSATQIDEEALAAAPKLKVVARAGVGLDNVDVKAATTAGVMVVNAPTSNIISAAELTIGHILSLARHIPAGHSSLSAGEWKRSAYTGTELYEKTVGIIGLGRIGALITARLQAFGMQVIAYDPYITETRAQQLGVQTVTLDELLERSDFVTIHMPRTPETLGMIGVEQLKRMKSTAFIVNVARGGLIDEQALHDALVAGEIAGAGLDVFVTEPPRESPLLALPNVLVTPHLGASTDDAQEKAGISVAKSVRLALAGELVPDAVNVAGGIIDPYVRPGIPLVEKLGQIFSGLAHGALTSLDVEVRGELADYDVSVLKLAALKGVFTNVVSESVSYVNAPLLAEQRGVQVRLIVERESPEYRNVITLRGALAEGRQVSVSGTLTGTKQVEKLVGINDQDVEVPIAKHHIVMLYTDRPGIVAVYGSAFGEAGINIAGMQIARREAGGQALSVLTVDSPVPAEVLDRVATAIEATELVEIDITED; encoded by the coding sequence GTGTCGAAACCGGTCGTCCTGATCGCCGAAGAACTCTCGCCCGCCACCGTCGACGCCCTCGGGCCCGACTTCGAGATCCGGAAGGTCGACGGCACCGACCGTCCCGCACTGCTGTCATCGCTCTCCGAGGCGAACGCGGTGCTCATCCGCTCGGCGACGCAGATCGACGAGGAGGCGCTCGCCGCCGCACCGAAGCTGAAGGTCGTGGCTCGGGCCGGCGTCGGCCTCGACAACGTCGACGTGAAGGCCGCGACGACCGCCGGCGTCATGGTCGTCAACGCGCCGACGTCGAACATCATCTCGGCCGCCGAACTCACGATCGGCCACATCCTGAGCCTCGCGCGTCACATCCCCGCCGGGCACTCGTCGCTCAGCGCGGGGGAGTGGAAGCGGTCGGCCTACACCGGCACCGAGCTCTACGAGAAGACCGTCGGCATCATCGGCCTCGGCCGCATCGGCGCGCTCATCACCGCGCGCCTGCAGGCGTTCGGCATGCAGGTCATCGCGTACGACCCCTACATCACCGAGACGCGCGCCCAGCAGCTCGGCGTGCAGACCGTCACCCTGGACGAGTTGCTCGAGCGCAGCGACTTCGTCACGATCCACATGCCGCGCACGCCCGAGACGCTCGGCATGATCGGCGTCGAGCAGCTCAAGCGCATGAAGTCGACCGCGTTCATCGTGAACGTCGCCCGCGGCGGCCTCATCGACGAGCAGGCGCTGCACGACGCCCTCGTGGCGGGCGAGATCGCCGGCGCCGGCCTCGACGTGTTCGTGACCGAGCCGCCGCGCGAGTCGCCGCTGCTCGCCCTGCCGAACGTGCTCGTCACCCCGCACCTCGGTGCGTCGACCGACGACGCCCAGGAGAAGGCGGGCATCTCGGTCGCGAAGTCGGTTCGGCTCGCGCTCGCCGGTGAGCTCGTGCCCGACGCGGTCAACGTCGCGGGCGGCATCATCGACCCGTACGTGCGGCCCGGCATCCCGCTCGTCGAGAAGCTCGGGCAGATCTTCTCCGGGCTCGCGCACGGCGCCCTCACGAGCCTCGACGTCGAGGTGCGCGGCGAGCTCGCCGACTACGACGTGAGCGTGTTGAAGCTCGCGGCGCTGAAGGGCGTCTTCACGAACGTCGTCTCCGAGTCGGTGTCGTACGTGAACGCGCCGTTGCTCGCCGAGCAGCGCGGCGTCCAGGTGCGCCTCATCGTCGAACGGGAGAGCCCCGAGTACCGCAACGTGATCACGCTGCGCGGCGCACTCGCCGAGGGCCGTCAGGTCTCGGTGTCGGGCACGCTCACCGGAACGAAGCAGGTCGAGAAGCTCGTCGGCATCAACGACCAGGACGTCGAGGTGCCCATCGCGAAGCACCACATCGTGATGCTCTACACCGACCGCCCGGGCATCGTCGCCGTGTACGGCAGCGCCTTCGGCGAGGCCGGCATCAACATCGCGGGCATGCAGATCGCCCGCCGCGAGGCCGGGGGCCAGGCGCTCAGTGTCCTGACCGTCGACTCGCCGGTGCCCGCCGAGGTGCTCGACCGCGTCGCGACGGCGATCGAGGCCACCGAGCTGGTGGAGATCGACATCACCGAGGACTGA
- a CDS encoding bacitracin resistance protein: MTAANPTAPERVAPQPLWLRATLAVVFGLFYAYDLWEVVESLVQILGLGLGFSALGWVIMVLALLAPAVLFAAAFLISRRRAVLVAVLAYLTGLAVSAVVFSSATVLLGASGGVVVP; the protein is encoded by the coding sequence ATGACCGCCGCGAACCCGACCGCTCCCGAACGCGTCGCACCCCAGCCGCTCTGGCTTCGTGCGACGCTGGCCGTGGTCTTCGGGCTCTTCTACGCCTACGACCTCTGGGAGGTCGTCGAGAGCCTCGTGCAGATCCTCGGGCTCGGACTCGGGTTCAGCGCCCTCGGCTGGGTGATCATGGTGCTCGCGCTGCTGGCGCCCGCGGTGCTGTTCGCGGCGGCGTTCCTGATCTCCAGGCGTCGTGCAGTACTGGTCGCCGTACTCGCGTACCTGACCGGGCTCGCGGTATCGGCGGTCGTCTTCTCGTCGGCGACCGTGCTGCTCGGGGCATCCGGCGGGGTCGTCGTCCCCTGA
- a CDS encoding TetR/AcrR family transcriptional regulator codes for MSRPPAARDAVLDAFERLIVADGERTATLEATAREAGVSKGGLLYHFASRQALITGLVERLHRLVDDDVARIRDAPDGAVSYFVRSSVELETPLDRTFVAAVRLAQGGDRAAATAIDEVRERWLDTLEQIVGDPTVALAVTLIGDGLYYHAALRAEASDGADRAEIAAIAPERMNALVALLEGLARR; via the coding sequence ATGAGCCGCCCACCCGCCGCCCGCGACGCCGTCCTCGACGCCTTCGAGCGGCTCATCGTCGCCGACGGCGAACGCACCGCCACCCTCGAGGCGACCGCGCGCGAGGCCGGCGTCTCGAAGGGTGGACTGCTCTACCACTTCGCCTCGCGGCAGGCGCTCATCACCGGACTCGTGGAACGGCTCCATCGACTGGTCGACGACGACGTCGCGCGCATCCGCGACGCCCCCGACGGCGCGGTTTCGTACTTCGTGCGGTCGTCGGTCGAACTCGAGACCCCGCTCGACCGAACCTTCGTCGCCGCCGTCCGCCTCGCCCAGGGCGGCGATCGCGCCGCCGCAACGGCGATCGACGAGGTCCGCGAGCGCTGGCTCGACACGTTGGAGCAGATCGTCGGCGATCCGACGGTCGCACTCGCCGTCACCCTCATCGGCGACGGGCTGTACTACCACGCGGCGCTGCGCGCCGAGGCATCCGACGGCGCCGACCGGGCCGAGATCGCCGCCATCGCCCCCGAACGCATGAACGCGCTCGTCGCCCTGCTCGAGGGCCTCGCGCGCCGCTGA
- a CDS encoding DNA polymerase III subunit gamma/tau, with product MAHDPDDDALRWDGDDDPTLAPGWKRVGGVAEAPASSGGEPATADGEVATTEDPAASDDVSDAASGAAEGRRQTGSVELVVLGVLGGVYLLYTIGWLITVLRTDAPGTSIVGDAMYLFGLWLAVLAPALWFGLVSVVTKRPVTRLAWLAVGAVVLVPLPFVLGVTA from the coding sequence ATGGCCCACGACCCCGACGACGACGCGCTCCGCTGGGACGGCGACGACGACCCGACGCTCGCCCCCGGATGGAAGCGGGTGGGCGGCGTCGCCGAGGCGCCGGCTTCGTCCGGCGGCGAGCCGGCGACGGCCGACGGCGAGGTCGCAACGACCGAGGACCCGGCGGCATCCGACGATGTCTCCGATGCGGCATCCGGAGCCGCGGAAGGTCGGCGCCAGACCGGTTCGGTCGAACTCGTCGTGCTCGGCGTGCTGGGTGGCGTGTACCTGCTGTACACGATCGGCTGGCTGATCACGGTGCTGCGCACGGATGCCCCGGGCACGAGCATCGTCGGCGACGCGATGTACCTGTTCGGCCTCTGGCTGGCCGTGCTCGCGCCGGCGCTGTGGTTCGGCCTCGTCTCCGTCGTGACGAAGCGACCGGTGACCCGCCTCGCCTGGCTGGCGGTCGGCGCCGTCGTGCTCGTGCCGCTCCCGTTCGTCCTGGGGGTGACCGCATGA
- a CDS encoding copper homeostasis protein CutC, whose protein sequence is MPDPNSPTDVRLPVEIAVQDAGGVRIALESGATRIELCQALGLGGLTPSAGLTAAAVALAEASGAGRFVHVLVRPRGGGFVYDADEVDVAVRDIREATRLGAHGVVVGALDAAGELDLGTIARFVDAAGDLDVTVHRAVDASADPVAAVAALRGLGVRRVLTSGGAPDCAAGIETLRRMAEESGPLEVMAGGGVKIADIAMLAAAGVDAVHLSARGTTTRGGASGPGGGVTGFDVTDPGLVRAAVAAATLGIARP, encoded by the coding sequence ATGCCCGACCCGAACTCCCCGACCGACGTTCGCCTGCCCGTCGAGATCGCCGTCCAGGACGCCGGCGGCGTGCGCATCGCCCTCGAATCCGGCGCGACGCGGATCGAACTCTGCCAGGCGCTCGGCCTGGGCGGGCTGACGCCGTCGGCGGGGCTGACCGCGGCCGCGGTCGCGCTCGCGGAGGCATCCGGTGCCGGTCGGTTCGTGCACGTGCTGGTGCGCCCGCGCGGCGGCGGATTCGTGTACGACGCCGACGAGGTCGACGTCGCCGTCAGGGACATCCGCGAGGCCACGAGGCTCGGCGCGCACGGCGTCGTCGTCGGCGCGCTCGACGCGGCCGGCGAGCTCGACCTCGGCACCATCGCCCGGTTCGTCGACGCGGCCGGCGACCTCGACGTCACCGTGCATCGCGCGGTGGACGCGTCGGCCGATCCGGTCGCGGCGGTCGCGGCACTGCGCGGCCTGGGGGTGCGACGGGTGCTGACGTCGGGCGGTGCGCCCGACTGCGCCGCGGGCATCGAGACCCTGCGTCGCATGGCGGAAGAATCCGGTCCGCTCGAGGTGATGGCGGGCGGTGGCGTGAAGATCGCCGACATCGCGATGCTCGCCGCTGCCGGCGTCGACGCCGTGCACCTCTCGGCGCGCGGCACCACCACGCGGGGCGGTGCGAGCGGACCGGGCGGCGGCGTCACCGGGTTCGACGTCACCGATCCCGGGCTCGTTCGGGCGGCCGTCGCTGCCGCGACGCTCGGGATCGCGCGGCCGTAG